In the Olleya sp. Hel_I_94 genome, one interval contains:
- a CDS encoding aspartate aminotransferase family protein — MKDRFFKHQAQTSPYPLALEISYAKGSYIYDTNNKAYLDFVAGVSACTLGHSHPKVVNAIKQQADKYLHVMVYGEYVQKPAVDLCKFIADHLPEPLTSTYLVNSGTEAIEGALKLARRVTGRSQIIAAHNAYHGNTLGSLSLMDFEERKAPFRPLLPDISHITFNYQPHFKHITTKTAAVIVETIQGGAGFIEPKNDYLAKLKAKCQDVGALLILDEIQPGIGRTGQLFGFQNYNVVPDIVVTGKGLAGGLPIGAFTASKAHMDAFQDGPKLSHITTFGGNPLIAASALATLQEVTNSDLMSQALEKEQLIRQHLKHPLITEIRGRGLMLAAITTAANITDQVVLQAQNQGLILFWLLFEPKAIRITPPLTISNEEIIKGCGIIIDLLNKITDSN, encoded by the coding sequence ATGAAGGATAGATTTTTTAAACACCAAGCACAAACGTCTCCATATCCTTTAGCTCTAGAAATTTCTTATGCTAAAGGAAGCTATATTTACGACACTAATAACAAAGCCTATTTAGACTTTGTTGCAGGTGTATCTGCATGTACATTAGGACATAGCCACCCAAAAGTAGTTAATGCCATTAAACAACAAGCAGACAAATATTTGCATGTTATGGTTTATGGAGAATATGTCCAAAAGCCAGCAGTAGACTTATGTAAATTTATAGCAGATCACTTACCAGAACCTTTAACATCTACGTATTTAGTTAATTCTGGTACAGAAGCTATTGAAGGTGCTTTAAAATTAGCACGACGTGTTACTGGACGTAGTCAGATTATTGCAGCCCATAATGCCTATCATGGTAATACTTTAGGATCTTTAAGTTTAATGGACTTTGAAGAGCGAAAAGCACCTTTTAGACCATTACTGCCAGATATTAGTCACATTACGTTTAATTACCAACCACATTTTAAACATATCACTACAAAAACTGCTGCAGTAATAGTTGAAACCATTCAAGGTGGAGCTGGTTTTATAGAGCCTAAAAACGATTATTTAGCCAAATTAAAAGCAAAATGTCAGGACGTTGGAGCGCTATTAATTTTAGACGAAATACAACCAGGAATTGGCAGAACAGGACAATTATTTGGTTTTCAAAATTATAATGTGGTTCCAGACATTGTCGTTACCGGAAAAGGATTAGCTGGTGGATTACCAATTGGCGCATTTACAGCGTCTAAGGCTCATATGGATGCCTTTCAGGATGGACCAAAGCTAAGCCACATTACAACTTTTGGTGGTAACCCATTAATTGCAGCTTCGGCTTTAGCCACATTACAAGAAGTTACAAATAGTGACTTAATGTCACAAGCTTTAGAAAAAGAACAATTAATCAGGCAACACTTAAAACATCCTTTAATTACCGAAATTAGAGGTCGTGGTTTAATGTTAGCAGCCATAACTACTGCAGCAAACATCACTGACCAAGTGGTACTACAAGCGCAAAATCAAGGATTAATACTCTTTTGGTTGCTGTTTGAGCCTAAAGCAATACGTATAACACCACCTTTAACCATCAGTAATGAAGAAATTATTAAAGGGTGTGGCATTATTATTGACTTATTAAATAAAATAACGGACTCTAATTAA
- a CDS encoding tetratricopeptide repeat protein: MEFSQEEPNKVSLSRFESMLKTNNVLFFDSDEFENIIHHYLNQGKVSLAKKAIKLGLEQHPTSTNLKLFKVEIYVFENKLKEANQLLDALYVLEPSNEEIYIQKANILSKDDKHQDAIKVLNIALDLAEESSELHSLIGMEYLFLDNFEEAKQSFMRCLDDDMDDYSALYNIMYCFDFLNENDEAITFLNSYLDKNPYCEVAWHQLGKQYFTIKQYEKSLSAFEFAIISDDTFVGAYIEKGRVLEKLKRYNEAIENYAVTLELEDPTSFALLRLGQCHEKLGQIDLAKQYYYKTVKEDPLLDKGWIAITKFYNKQKNYQKALYYINKAININADNAVYWKLYAQINHRLNFLEESERGYKRALELGNYELASWLQRADILIQLGEPEAASLNLIQAAEFYPEDAEIEFRLAGIYYGLLETEKGSYHLKNGLTFDEELIFIIEEIFPMVYQSTTFKNALKKLHKS, encoded by the coding sequence ATGGAGTTTAGTCAAGAAGAACCAAATAAAGTATCGCTTAGTAGATTTGAATCGATGTTAAAAACAAACAATGTGTTGTTTTTTGACTCGGACGAATTTGAAAATATAATACACCATTACCTTAACCAAGGTAAAGTATCTTTAGCAAAAAAAGCTATTAAGTTAGGCTTAGAGCAACATCCTACATCTACTAATCTTAAATTATTTAAGGTAGAAATTTATGTGTTTGAAAATAAGCTAAAAGAAGCGAATCAGTTACTAGATGCCTTGTATGTATTAGAGCCATCAAACGAAGAAATATACATTCAAAAAGCTAATATATTATCTAAAGATGATAAGCATCAAGACGCGATTAAAGTTTTAAATATAGCTTTAGATTTAGCAGAAGAATCCTCAGAACTACATTCTTTAATAGGAATGGAATATCTATTTTTAGATAACTTTGAAGAAGCTAAACAGAGTTTTATGCGTTGTCTAGATGATGACATGGATGACTATTCTGCGTTATACAACATTATGTATTGCTTCGATTTTTTAAATGAAAATGATGAAGCAATCACCTTTTTAAATAGTTATTTAGATAAAAACCCATATTGTGAAGTTGCTTGGCACCAATTAGGTAAGCAATATTTTACTATAAAACAATACGAAAAATCTTTAAGTGCTTTTGAATTTGCAATTATCTCTGACGACACTTTTGTAGGTGCTTACATTGAAAAAGGTAGAGTCCTAGAAAAGTTAAAGCGTTATAACGAAGCAATCGAAAATTACGCAGTAACCCTAGAATTGGAAGACCCTACATCTTTTGCTTTATTAAGATTAGGACAATGTCATGAAAAACTAGGTCAGATAGATTTAGCAAAACAATATTATTATAAAACTGTTAAAGAAGACCCATTACTTGATAAGGGTTGGATAGCCATTACAAAGTTTTATAACAAACAAAAAAACTACCAAAAAGCATTATATTATATTAATAAAGCAATTAATATTAATGCAGACAATGCTGTATATTGGAAGTTATATGCACAAATAAACCACAGGCTAAACTTTTTAGAAGAATCTGAACGTGGCTATAAGCGAGCTTTAGAACTTGGAAATTATGAGTTAGCCTCTTGGTTACAAAGAGCAGATATTTTAATTCAATTAGGAGAACCTGAAGCTGCTAGCTTAAACTTAATTCAGGCAGCAGAATTTTACCCAGAAGATGCAGAAATTGAATTTAGACTAGCTGGTATTTACTATGGTTTATTAGAAACTGAAAAAGGAAGCTACCACTTAAAAAACGGATTAACTTTTGACGAGGAACTAATATTTATTATAGAAGAAATTTTTCCAATGGTCTACCAATCTACGACCTTTAAAAACGCGTTAAAAAAGTTACATAAATCATAA
- a CDS encoding DUF368 domain-containing protein, which yields MQRRLKDYLVISLKGIAMGAADAVPGVSGGTIAFISGIYQELITTISGVNLSLVKTLKKDGFFAFWKQLNGNFLLALLTGIIISFVSFMRLAKYLIEQHPVLIWSFFFGLIIASIFFVGKQINKWSAKTIIALIIGTIAAFYITSLPSLASNTNSYFLFIAGALAICAMILPGISGSFILVILGAYKTLSDAFHDFDLKKIALFATGAIVGLLSFSHVLKWLFKNYHNTTLAILTGFILGSLNKVWPYKKTISVMDDASGSVVDFIGLSDYQTLSVFQKNSLDFDSYKTVLEQSVLPSTYSQINANTDAQLVLAIGLMIAGFLTIFILEKVGNKAS from the coding sequence ATGCAAAGACGCTTAAAAGATTACCTTGTTATTAGTTTAAAAGGAATTGCTATGGGAGCAGCAGATGCAGTTCCTGGAGTATCAGGAGGCACCATTGCGTTTATCTCTGGGATTTACCAAGAGTTAATTACAACTATAAGTGGTGTTAACTTATCATTAGTGAAGACCTTAAAAAAAGATGGTTTTTTTGCCTTTTGGAAACAACTAAACGGTAACTTTCTTTTAGCGCTTTTAACAGGTATTATTATCAGTTTTGTTTCGTTTATGAGACTAGCAAAATACCTAATAGAACAACACCCAGTTTTAATATGGTCGTTCTTTTTTGGTTTAATTATAGCTAGTATCTTTTTTGTTGGTAAACAAATTAACAAATGGTCTGCTAAAACCATTATCGCATTAATTATTGGTACTATAGCTGCATTTTATATTACTAGTTTACCATCTTTAGCTAGTAATACCAACTCCTATTTTTTATTTATTGCTGGAGCCTTAGCAATTTGCGCTATGATTTTACCAGGTATTTCTGGTAGTTTTATATTAGTAATTTTAGGAGCATATAAAACATTAAGTGATGCTTTTCATGACTTTGATTTAAAAAAAATAGCTCTATTTGCAACTGGAGCAATTGTTGGTTTGCTTAGTTTTAGCCACGTATTAAAATGGCTATTCAAAAATTACCATAATACAACTCTAGCCATTCTAACCGGTTTTATTCTAGGTTCATTAAATAAAGTTTGGCCTTATAAAAAAACCATTTCGGTAATGGATGACGCTTCAGGATCTGTAGTCGATTTTATTGGACTTTCAGACTACCAAACGTTAAGTGTGTTTCAAAAAAACAGCTTAGATTTTGATAGCTACAAAACCGTTTTAGAGCAAAGTGTACTGCCATCAACCTATTCTCAAATTAACGCTAATACAGACGCTCAATTAGTTTTAGCAATTGGATTGATGATTGCAGGTTTTTTAACTATTTTTATTCTTGAAAAGGTAGGTAATAAAGCAAGCTAA
- a CDS encoding DUF368 domain-containing protein, with translation MQNTRTFKDKLFLILKGLGMGAANKVPGVSGGVVAFVAGFYEEFIHSLQKVNGTAFKLLLKGRFKAFYHYINGRFLSLLFFGMIVSYFSISKILDYLITHYQLYVWSVFFGMIIGSIYYISKDFKDWKTTTYLALIIGAVLGIGISFLDPATENDNLIFVFFCGIISVSGMTLPGFSGSFILILLGNYVLLLVDSVNALFDTFSEVLIGDFSFTANIERLRMLKVLAVFTLGSVVGLVTFSHVLNYILKHYKNVTLASIIGFIVGSLGVVWPFKHTIFKTKSTGEFLVDSRGQKIIENYERYLPELNTETIIALCYTIVGIAIVLALEIYGQKTKQSHA, from the coding sequence ATGCAAAACACACGCACATTTAAAGATAAACTATTTTTAATCTTAAAAGGATTAGGCATGGGAGCAGCTAATAAAGTTCCTGGTGTATCTGGTGGTGTCGTGGCATTTGTTGCAGGTTTTTACGAAGAGTTTATACACTCCTTACAAAAGGTAAATGGCACTGCTTTTAAATTACTTTTAAAAGGACGCTTTAAAGCGTTTTATCATTATATAAATGGACGTTTTTTAAGCTTACTGTTTTTTGGAATGATAGTAAGCTATTTTAGTATTTCAAAAATCCTAGACTATCTTATTACGCACTACCAACTCTATGTTTGGAGTGTCTTTTTCGGGATGATTATAGGTTCAATTTATTACATAAGTAAGGATTTTAAAGATTGGAAAACCACAACATACTTAGCTTTAATTATTGGTGCTGTTTTAGGAATAGGTATTAGTTTTCTAGATCCTGCTACAGAAAATGATAACCTAATATTTGTTTTTTTCTGCGGAATAATTAGTGTTTCAGGAATGACATTACCTGGCTTTTCAGGATCATTTATCTTAATATTATTAGGTAATTACGTCTTACTATTAGTGGACTCTGTGAATGCTTTATTTGATACTTTTTCCGAGGTATTAATAGGTGATTTTAGCTTTACTGCAAATATAGAACGTCTTAGGATGTTAAAAGTACTAGCAGTCTTTACATTAGGCTCTGTAGTTGGTTTGGTAACTTTTTCTCATGTATTAAATTACATTTTAAAACATTATAAAAATGTCACGCTAGCATCAATTATAGGTTTTATAGTAGGATCTTTAGGTGTTGTGTGGCCATTTAAACATACCATATTTAAAACAAAATCTACAGGCGAATTTTTAGTAGATTCTAGAGGTCAAAAAATAATTGAAAATTACGAACGTTACTTACCAGAACTTAATACCGAAACTATAATCGCATTATGCTACACCATAGTAGGAATAGCAATCGTATTAGCATTAGAAATATATGGACAAAAAACAAAGCAATCACATGCGTAA
- a CDS encoding shikimate dehydrogenase family protein, producing the protein MDKKQSNHMRNYGLIGKDISYSFSQNYFSIKFKDENITDAKYQNFDIQNIETFKSNILTTKGLSGLNVTIPYKESIIPFLDSLDKKAKKIGAVNTIKFTKKGRLKGYNTDIYGFKKSIKPHIKKHHKKALILGTGGASKAIAYVLKQLNIQFHFVSRQQSKAVSYTYDTLTKAIINEHQIIINCSPVGTFPDVNEAPNIPYGGLSKKHVLFDLIYNPSQTVFLKHGKNHGATTINGYDMLVFQAEKSWKIWNKNL; encoded by the coding sequence ATGGACAAAAAACAAAGCAATCACATGCGTAACTATGGATTAATTGGTAAAGATATCTCCTACTCTTTCTCTCAAAACTATTTTTCAATAAAATTTAAAGACGAAAATATTACTGATGCTAAATACCAAAATTTTGACATTCAAAATATTGAAACTTTTAAATCAAACATACTAACAACCAAAGGATTATCTGGTCTTAATGTTACCATCCCTTATAAAGAAAGTATTATTCCCTTTTTAGATTCATTAGATAAAAAAGCAAAAAAAATTGGTGCAGTAAACACTATTAAATTCACTAAAAAAGGACGTCTTAAAGGCTACAATACAGATATTTATGGTTTCAAAAAAAGTATCAAACCACATATAAAAAAACATCATAAAAAAGCTTTAATTTTAGGTACAGGAGGAGCCAGCAAAGCAATTGCTTATGTTTTAAAACAACTAAACATTCAATTTCATTTTGTATCAAGACAGCAGTCAAAAGCAGTTAGTTACACCTATGATACGTTAACTAAAGCTATTATTAATGAGCATCAAATAATTATAAATTGCTCGCCTGTTGGGACGTTTCCTGATGTAAATGAAGCACCAAATATTCCATATGGTGGACTTTCTAAAAAACATGTTTTATTCGACTTAATTTATAATCCATCACAAACGGTTTTTTTAAAACATGGCAAAAACCATGGTGCGACTACTATAAATGGCTATGACATGTTAGTGTTTCAGGCTGAAAAATCTTGGAAAATCTGGAATAAAAATCTTTAA
- a CDS encoding DUF349 domain-containing protein has product MSELDNLQNADGTKENTENVQPETPQEVTSKVEDNDDVLNEIEDSNAEDAEDEGNVDRHNIEDKDYESLNLEQLVIELERLVKNEKVQAIKKHVDAIKTEFDKQFHELLDEKKEEFLSNGGNEIDFRYHTPIQQSFKDNYKDYRQRLSGHYKNIEQNHKQNLTNRLDIIEGIKALTEDAEDSMNTKYKKFKELQDQWKTAGPIPRDKYNNAWNSYHFNVERFYDLLHLDRDLRDKDFEHNLELKTKIIEQAEALANDENTNRAFRELQNLHKIWKEELGPVAREHREPIWERFKEATKKINAKRQDYFKNLDTVYEQNLLNKQAIITLIEEKASEKITNHNGWQNKIKEIEALREEFFKAGKVPVKVNEATWAKFKEAVRGFNRRKNEFYKSLKKDQYDNLEKKLELIKIAEDNKDSEDFQATTQLMKKIQGDWKRIGHVPRKDSDKIWKQFKSACNHYFDRIKEQRNAASAEEEEAFTQKEALLSEVKNLTLSGDQKTDLATIKTQINSWKTLGRVPRNKKQIESDFNDTLDGLFKSLDLNKTEAELIKFENKLDQLSSGDDSRAIDNERFYIQKKVDEIKGEIIQLENNLQFFSNVKSDNPLVKEVHKNIKKHKDDLQLWDTKLKKIKGLYN; this is encoded by the coding sequence ATGTCAGAGCTAGATAACCTGCAAAATGCAGATGGAACGAAAGAAAACACTGAAAACGTACAACCAGAAACACCACAAGAAGTAACTTCTAAAGTAGAAGATAACGATGATGTTTTAAATGAAATTGAAGATTCTAATGCAGAAGATGCTGAAGATGAAGGTAACGTTGACAGACATAACATTGAAGATAAAGATTACGAATCGCTTAATCTAGAGCAATTGGTTATCGAACTTGAGCGTTTGGTTAAAAACGAAAAAGTACAAGCTATTAAAAAACATGTAGATGCAATCAAAACAGAATTTGACAAGCAGTTTCATGAGCTTTTGGACGAGAAAAAAGAAGAGTTTTTAAGTAATGGTGGTAATGAGATTGACTTTAGATATCACACACCTATCCAACAAAGCTTTAAAGATAACTATAAAGATTACAGACAACGCTTAAGTGGTCACTACAAAAATATAGAACAAAACCACAAGCAAAATCTTACTAATCGATTAGACATCATAGAAGGTATTAAAGCATTAACAGAAGATGCTGAAGACTCTATGAACACTAAATACAAAAAGTTTAAAGAGTTACAAGACCAATGGAAAACTGCTGGTCCAATACCAAGAGATAAATATAACAACGCTTGGAATAGCTACCATTTTAATGTCGAACGTTTTTACGACCTACTACATTTAGACAGAGATTTGCGCGATAAAGATTTTGAACATAATTTAGAGCTTAAAACTAAAATTATCGAGCAAGCTGAAGCATTAGCTAATGATGAAAATACCAACAGAGCCTTTAGAGAACTTCAAAATTTACATAAGATTTGGAAAGAAGAACTTGGACCTGTAGCTAGAGAACATAGAGAACCAATTTGGGAGCGCTTTAAAGAAGCGACTAAAAAAATTAACGCGAAGCGTCAAGATTACTTTAAAAATTTGGACACTGTTTATGAGCAAAACTTATTAAATAAACAGGCGATAATCACGCTTATTGAAGAAAAAGCAAGTGAAAAAATCACGAATCATAATGGTTGGCAAAATAAAATTAAAGAAATTGAAGCCTTAAGAGAAGAGTTTTTCAAAGCAGGTAAAGTACCTGTTAAAGTTAACGAAGCAACTTGGGCTAAATTTAAAGAAGCTGTAAGAGGTTTTAATAGACGTAAAAACGAATTTTATAAAAGCTTAAAGAAAGACCAATACGATAATCTAGAGAAAAAACTAGAATTAATTAAAATTGCTGAAGACAATAAAGACAGTGAAGATTTTCAGGCAACAACGCAGTTGATGAAAAAAATTCAAGGCGATTGGAAACGTATTGGACATGTCCCTAGAAAAGATAGTGATAAAATATGGAAGCAATTTAAAAGTGCTTGCAACCACTATTTTGATCGTATTAAAGAACAACGAAATGCAGCTAGTGCTGAAGAGGAAGAGGCTTTTACACAAAAAGAAGCCTTACTATCTGAAGTTAAAAACTTGACTCTTTCTGGAGATCAAAAAACAGACTTAGCAACTATAAAAACACAAATTAATAGCTGGAAAACTTTAGGTCGTGTGCCACGTAATAAGAAACAAATAGAAAGTGACTTTAATGATACACTTGATGGATTATTTAAATCTTTGGACTTAAATAAAACGGAAGCCGAGTTGATAAAATTTGAAAACAAGTTAGATCAATTATCTTCTGGTGATGACAGTCGCGCTATTGACAATGAGCGTTTTTACATCCAGAAAAAAGTAGATGAAATTAAAGGTGAAATTATTCAACTTGAAAATAACTTACAATTTTTCTCAAATGTAAAATCAGATAATCCATTAGTTAAAGAAGTGCATAAAAACATTAAAAAGCATAAGGATGATTTACAATTATGGGATACAAAACTTAAAAAAATTAAAGGATTGTACAATTAA